The following proteins are encoded in a genomic region of Oncorhynchus kisutch isolate 150728-3 linkage group LG4, Okis_V2, whole genome shotgun sequence:
- the LOC116374039 gene encoding polymeric immunoglobulin receptor-like isoform X4, producing MALHPSLLLLLLIFDRISAARHVSVQTGGSITFPCSYDLNHINHVKYWCQSLGWDVCSYVVRTDHPKSSGKTSISDDINKRIFTVIMTDLVSRDSNTYRCVVEINGGTDFMIQRFYLSVTPGTPELYVEQQEVSGVEGGSVTVCCYYSNSGDMKWCRMGGDCVSGFSGTLNGTSVTLTRTSDANNRTVFTVTMSGLKMENTDWYWCRVGELEMPVHITVSQQTATQRTSKMTSTTQDPTPQQPSASPTAEPVQTDNTSQGDEGNMEEVHQRSIDVKVLLISLGMLVVVTAGILVTWKMWRRHKDNKAKDQTTNNSVSPNPGSHHDVMYSTVMPDQFRTEEKDPFPEADDDVTYSTVILQHKTQLKGQTKSAEPDDNVVYSSLALQVTTQRAAAAQ from the exons ATggctcttcatccctccctcctcctcctactcctcatcTTCGACAGAATCTCAGCAG CGAGGCATGTGTCTGTGCAGACTGGAGGCTCCATCACCTTCCCATGTAGCTATGATCTGAATCACATCAACCATGTGAAATACTGGTGTCAAAGCTTAGGTTGGGATGTATGTTCTTATGTAGTACGTACTGACCATCCTAAGAGCAGTGGTAAGACCTCAATCTCTGATGACATCAACAAGAGAATCTTCACCGTGATCATGACTGACCTGGTGTCAAGGGACTCTAATACTTACAGGTGTGTTGTGGAGATCAATGGAGGAACAGATTTCATGATACAAAGGTTCTACCTGTCTGTCACTCCAG GTACTCCAGAACTCTATGTGGAACAACAGGAAGTGTCTGGAGTAGAAGGAGGGAGTGTCACTGTCTGTTGTTACTATAGTAACTCTGGAGACATGAAGTGGTGCAGGATGGGTGGTGATTGTGTGAGTGGGTTTTCTGGGACTTTAAATGGAACATCAGTGACATTAACGCGGACTAGTGATGCCAACAACAGAACAGTCTTTACAGTGACTATGAGTGGACTGAAGATGGAGAACACTGACTGGTATTGGTGTAGAGTTGGAGAACTAGAGATGCCTGTTCATATCACTGTCAGTCAACAAACTGCAACACAGAGAACCTCTAAGATGACCTCAA CAACCCAAGATCCAACCCCTCAACAACCCTCTGCCTCTCCAACTGCTGAGCCTGTTCAGACTGACAACACAAGTCAAGGAGATGAGGGGAACATGGAGGAAGTCCACCAGAG GTCCATAGATGTGAAAGTCCTACTCATCTCTCTGGGCAtgttggtggtggtgacagctggtATCCTAGTAACATGGAAGATGTGGAGAAGGCATA AGGACAATAAGGCCAAGGACCAGACAACAAACAACTCAGTG AGCCCAAACCCAGGGAGCCACCATGACGTGATGTACAGCACTGTGATGCCTGATCAGTTCAGGACAGAAGAGAAG GATCCATTTCCTGAAGCTGATGATGATGTCACATACAGCACTGTCATCCTCCAGCACAAGACCCAACTAAAAGGACAGACCAAG tcAGCAGAACCAGATGATAATGTGGTCTATAGCTCACTAGCTCTACAGGTGACCACACAG AGGGCAGCAGCAGCACAGTAG
- the LOC116374039 gene encoding CMRF35-like molecule 1 isoform X3 — translation MALHPSLLLLLLIFDRISAARHVSVQTGGSITFPCSYDLNHINHVKYWCQSLGWDVCSYVVRTDHPKSSGKTSISDDINKRIFTVIMTDLVSRDSNTYRCVVEINGGTDFMIQRFYLSVTPGTPELYVEQQEVSGVEGGSVTVCCYYSNSGDMKWCRMGGDCVSGFSGTLNGTSVTLTRTSDANNRTVFTVTMSGLKMENTDWYWCRVGELEMPVHITVSQQTATQRTSKMTSTTQDPTPQQPSASPTAEPVQTDNTSQGDEGNMEEVHQRSIDVKVLLISLGMLVVVTAGILVTWKMWRRHKDNKAKDQTTNNSVSADSEQDITYSTVTNTRKIAQQSPNPGSHHDVMYSTVMPDQFRTEEKDPFPEADDDVTYSTVILQHKTQLKGQTKRAAAAQ, via the exons ATggctcttcatccctccctcctcctcctactcctcatcTTCGACAGAATCTCAGCAG CGAGGCATGTGTCTGTGCAGACTGGAGGCTCCATCACCTTCCCATGTAGCTATGATCTGAATCACATCAACCATGTGAAATACTGGTGTCAAAGCTTAGGTTGGGATGTATGTTCTTATGTAGTACGTACTGACCATCCTAAGAGCAGTGGTAAGACCTCAATCTCTGATGACATCAACAAGAGAATCTTCACCGTGATCATGACTGACCTGGTGTCAAGGGACTCTAATACTTACAGGTGTGTTGTGGAGATCAATGGAGGAACAGATTTCATGATACAAAGGTTCTACCTGTCTGTCACTCCAG GTACTCCAGAACTCTATGTGGAACAACAGGAAGTGTCTGGAGTAGAAGGAGGGAGTGTCACTGTCTGTTGTTACTATAGTAACTCTGGAGACATGAAGTGGTGCAGGATGGGTGGTGATTGTGTGAGTGGGTTTTCTGGGACTTTAAATGGAACATCAGTGACATTAACGCGGACTAGTGATGCCAACAACAGAACAGTCTTTACAGTGACTATGAGTGGACTGAAGATGGAGAACACTGACTGGTATTGGTGTAGAGTTGGAGAACTAGAGATGCCTGTTCATATCACTGTCAGTCAACAAACTGCAACACAGAGAACCTCTAAGATGACCTCAA CAACCCAAGATCCAACCCCTCAACAACCCTCTGCCTCTCCAACTGCTGAGCCTGTTCAGACTGACAACACAAGTCAAGGAGATGAGGGGAACATGGAGGAAGTCCACCAGAG GTCCATAGATGTGAAAGTCCTACTCATCTCTCTGGGCAtgttggtggtggtgacagctggtATCCTAGTAACATGGAAGATGTGGAGAAGGCATA AGGACAATAAGGCCAAGGACCAGACAACAAACAACTCAGTG tcTGCTGACTCTGAGCAGGACATTACATACAGCACAGTGACCAACACCAGAAAAATAGCACAGCAG AGCCCAAACCCAGGGAGCCACCATGACGTGATGTACAGCACTGTGATGCCTGATCAGTTCAGGACAGAAGAGAAG GATCCATTTCCTGAAGCTGATGATGATGTCACATACAGCACTGTCATCCTCCAGCACAAGACCCAACTAAAAGGACAGACCAAG AGGGCAGCAGCAGCACAGTAG
- the LOC116374039 gene encoding CMRF35-like molecule 1 isoform X1 encodes MALHPSLLLLLLIFDRISAARHVSVQTGGSITFPCSYDLNHINHVKYWCQSLGWDVCSYVVRTDHPKSSGKTSISDDINKRIFTVIMTDLVSRDSNTYRCVVEINGGTDFMIQRFYLSVTPGTPELYVEQQEVSGVEGGSVTVCCYYSNSGDMKWCRMGGDCVSGFSGTLNGTSVTLTRTSDANNRTVFTVTMSGLKMENTDWYWCRVGELEMPVHITVSQQTATQRTSKMTSTTQDPTPQQPSASPTAEPVQTDNTSQGDEGNMEEVHQRSIDVKVLLISLGMLVVVTAGILVTWKMWRRHKDNKAKDQTTNNSVSADSEQDITYSTVTNTRKIAQQSPNPGSHHDVMYSTVMPDQFRTEEKDPFPEADDDVTYSTVILQHKTQLKGQTKSAEPDDNVVYSSLALQVTTQRAAAAQ; translated from the exons ATggctcttcatccctccctcctcctcctactcctcatcTTCGACAGAATCTCAGCAG CGAGGCATGTGTCTGTGCAGACTGGAGGCTCCATCACCTTCCCATGTAGCTATGATCTGAATCACATCAACCATGTGAAATACTGGTGTCAAAGCTTAGGTTGGGATGTATGTTCTTATGTAGTACGTACTGACCATCCTAAGAGCAGTGGTAAGACCTCAATCTCTGATGACATCAACAAGAGAATCTTCACCGTGATCATGACTGACCTGGTGTCAAGGGACTCTAATACTTACAGGTGTGTTGTGGAGATCAATGGAGGAACAGATTTCATGATACAAAGGTTCTACCTGTCTGTCACTCCAG GTACTCCAGAACTCTATGTGGAACAACAGGAAGTGTCTGGAGTAGAAGGAGGGAGTGTCACTGTCTGTTGTTACTATAGTAACTCTGGAGACATGAAGTGGTGCAGGATGGGTGGTGATTGTGTGAGTGGGTTTTCTGGGACTTTAAATGGAACATCAGTGACATTAACGCGGACTAGTGATGCCAACAACAGAACAGTCTTTACAGTGACTATGAGTGGACTGAAGATGGAGAACACTGACTGGTATTGGTGTAGAGTTGGAGAACTAGAGATGCCTGTTCATATCACTGTCAGTCAACAAACTGCAACACAGAGAACCTCTAAGATGACCTCAA CAACCCAAGATCCAACCCCTCAACAACCCTCTGCCTCTCCAACTGCTGAGCCTGTTCAGACTGACAACACAAGTCAAGGAGATGAGGGGAACATGGAGGAAGTCCACCAGAG GTCCATAGATGTGAAAGTCCTACTCATCTCTCTGGGCAtgttggtggtggtgacagctggtATCCTAGTAACATGGAAGATGTGGAGAAGGCATA AGGACAATAAGGCCAAGGACCAGACAACAAACAACTCAGTG tcTGCTGACTCTGAGCAGGACATTACATACAGCACAGTGACCAACACCAGAAAAATAGCACAGCAG AGCCCAAACCCAGGGAGCCACCATGACGTGATGTACAGCACTGTGATGCCTGATCAGTTCAGGACAGAAGAGAAG GATCCATTTCCTGAAGCTGATGATGATGTCACATACAGCACTGTCATCCTCCAGCACAAGACCCAACTAAAAGGACAGACCAAG tcAGCAGAACCAGATGATAATGTGGTCTATAGCTCACTAGCTCTACAGGTGACCACACAG AGGGCAGCAGCAGCACAGTAG
- the LOC116374039 gene encoding polymeric immunoglobulin receptor-like isoform X6: protein MALHPSLLLLLLIFDRISAARHVSVQTGGSITFPCSYDLNHINHVKYWCQSLGWDVCSYVVRTDHPKSSGKTSISDDINKRIFTVIMTDLVSRDSNTYRCVVEINGGTDFMIQRFYLSVTPGTPELYVEQQEVSGVEGGSVTVCCYYSNSGDMKWCRMGGDCVSGFSGTLNGTSVTLTRTSDANNRTVFTVTMSGLKMENTDWYWCRVGELEMPVHITVSQQTATQRTSKMTSTTQDPTPQQPSASPTAEPVQTDNTSQGDEGNMEEVHQRSIDVKVLLISLGMLVVVTAGILVTWKMWRRHKDNKAKDQTTNNSVDPFPEADDDVTYSTVILQHKTQLKGQTKQRAAAAQ, encoded by the exons ATggctcttcatccctccctcctcctcctactcctcatcTTCGACAGAATCTCAGCAG CGAGGCATGTGTCTGTGCAGACTGGAGGCTCCATCACCTTCCCATGTAGCTATGATCTGAATCACATCAACCATGTGAAATACTGGTGTCAAAGCTTAGGTTGGGATGTATGTTCTTATGTAGTACGTACTGACCATCCTAAGAGCAGTGGTAAGACCTCAATCTCTGATGACATCAACAAGAGAATCTTCACCGTGATCATGACTGACCTGGTGTCAAGGGACTCTAATACTTACAGGTGTGTTGTGGAGATCAATGGAGGAACAGATTTCATGATACAAAGGTTCTACCTGTCTGTCACTCCAG GTACTCCAGAACTCTATGTGGAACAACAGGAAGTGTCTGGAGTAGAAGGAGGGAGTGTCACTGTCTGTTGTTACTATAGTAACTCTGGAGACATGAAGTGGTGCAGGATGGGTGGTGATTGTGTGAGTGGGTTTTCTGGGACTTTAAATGGAACATCAGTGACATTAACGCGGACTAGTGATGCCAACAACAGAACAGTCTTTACAGTGACTATGAGTGGACTGAAGATGGAGAACACTGACTGGTATTGGTGTAGAGTTGGAGAACTAGAGATGCCTGTTCATATCACTGTCAGTCAACAAACTGCAACACAGAGAACCTCTAAGATGACCTCAA CAACCCAAGATCCAACCCCTCAACAACCCTCTGCCTCTCCAACTGCTGAGCCTGTTCAGACTGACAACACAAGTCAAGGAGATGAGGGGAACATGGAGGAAGTCCACCAGAG GTCCATAGATGTGAAAGTCCTACTCATCTCTCTGGGCAtgttggtggtggtgacagctggtATCCTAGTAACATGGAAGATGTGGAGAAGGCATA AGGACAATAAGGCCAAGGACCAGACAACAAACAACTCAGTG GATCCATTTCCTGAAGCTGATGATGATGTCACATACAGCACTGTCATCCTCCAGCACAAGACCCAACTAAAAGGACAGACCAAG CAGAGGGCAGCAGCAGCACAGTAG
- the LOC116374039 gene encoding polymeric immunoglobulin receptor-like isoform X5: MALHPSLLLLLLIFDRISAARHVSVQTGGSITFPCSYDLNHINHVKYWCQSLGWDVCSYVVRTDHPKSSGKTSISDDINKRIFTVIMTDLVSRDSNTYRCVVEINGGTDFMIQRFYLSVTPGTPELYVEQQEVSGVEGGSVTVCCYYSNSGDMKWCRMGGDCVSGFSGTLNGTSVTLTRTSDANNRTVFTVTMSGLKMENTDWYWCRVGELEMPVHITVSQQTATQRTSKMTSTTQDPTPQQPSASPTAEPVQTDNTSQGDEGNMEEVHQRSIDVKVLLISLGMLVVVTAGILVTWKMWRRHKDNKAKDQTTNNSVDPFPEADDDVTYSTVILQHKTQLKGQTKSAEPDDNVVYSSLALQVTTQRAAAAQ, encoded by the exons ATggctcttcatccctccctcctcctcctactcctcatcTTCGACAGAATCTCAGCAG CGAGGCATGTGTCTGTGCAGACTGGAGGCTCCATCACCTTCCCATGTAGCTATGATCTGAATCACATCAACCATGTGAAATACTGGTGTCAAAGCTTAGGTTGGGATGTATGTTCTTATGTAGTACGTACTGACCATCCTAAGAGCAGTGGTAAGACCTCAATCTCTGATGACATCAACAAGAGAATCTTCACCGTGATCATGACTGACCTGGTGTCAAGGGACTCTAATACTTACAGGTGTGTTGTGGAGATCAATGGAGGAACAGATTTCATGATACAAAGGTTCTACCTGTCTGTCACTCCAG GTACTCCAGAACTCTATGTGGAACAACAGGAAGTGTCTGGAGTAGAAGGAGGGAGTGTCACTGTCTGTTGTTACTATAGTAACTCTGGAGACATGAAGTGGTGCAGGATGGGTGGTGATTGTGTGAGTGGGTTTTCTGGGACTTTAAATGGAACATCAGTGACATTAACGCGGACTAGTGATGCCAACAACAGAACAGTCTTTACAGTGACTATGAGTGGACTGAAGATGGAGAACACTGACTGGTATTGGTGTAGAGTTGGAGAACTAGAGATGCCTGTTCATATCACTGTCAGTCAACAAACTGCAACACAGAGAACCTCTAAGATGACCTCAA CAACCCAAGATCCAACCCCTCAACAACCCTCTGCCTCTCCAACTGCTGAGCCTGTTCAGACTGACAACACAAGTCAAGGAGATGAGGGGAACATGGAGGAAGTCCACCAGAG GTCCATAGATGTGAAAGTCCTACTCATCTCTCTGGGCAtgttggtggtggtgacagctggtATCCTAGTAACATGGAAGATGTGGAGAAGGCATA AGGACAATAAGGCCAAGGACCAGACAACAAACAACTCAGTG GATCCATTTCCTGAAGCTGATGATGATGTCACATACAGCACTGTCATCCTCCAGCACAAGACCCAACTAAAAGGACAGACCAAG tcAGCAGAACCAGATGATAATGTGGTCTATAGCTCACTAGCTCTACAGGTGACCACACAG AGGGCAGCAGCAGCACAGTAG
- the LOC116374039 gene encoding polymeric immunoglobulin receptor-like isoform X7 produces the protein MALHPSLLLLLLIFDRISAARHVSVQTGGSITFPCSYDLNHINHVKYWCQSLGWDVCSYVVRTDHPKSSGKTSISDDINKRIFTVIMTDLVSRDSNTYRCVVEINGGTDFMIQRFYLSVTPGTPELYVEQQEVSGVEGGSVTVCCYYSNSGDMKWCRMGGDCVSGFSGTLNGTSVTLTRTSDANNRTVFTVTMSGLKMENTDWYWCRVGELEMPVHITVSQQTATQRTSKMTSTTQDPTPQQPSASPTAEPVQTDNTSQGDEGNMEEVHQRSIDVKVLLISLGMLVVVTAGILVTWKMWRRHKDNKAKDQTTNNSVDPFPEADDDVTYSTVILQHKTQLKGQTKRAAAAQ, from the exons ATggctcttcatccctccctcctcctcctactcctcatcTTCGACAGAATCTCAGCAG CGAGGCATGTGTCTGTGCAGACTGGAGGCTCCATCACCTTCCCATGTAGCTATGATCTGAATCACATCAACCATGTGAAATACTGGTGTCAAAGCTTAGGTTGGGATGTATGTTCTTATGTAGTACGTACTGACCATCCTAAGAGCAGTGGTAAGACCTCAATCTCTGATGACATCAACAAGAGAATCTTCACCGTGATCATGACTGACCTGGTGTCAAGGGACTCTAATACTTACAGGTGTGTTGTGGAGATCAATGGAGGAACAGATTTCATGATACAAAGGTTCTACCTGTCTGTCACTCCAG GTACTCCAGAACTCTATGTGGAACAACAGGAAGTGTCTGGAGTAGAAGGAGGGAGTGTCACTGTCTGTTGTTACTATAGTAACTCTGGAGACATGAAGTGGTGCAGGATGGGTGGTGATTGTGTGAGTGGGTTTTCTGGGACTTTAAATGGAACATCAGTGACATTAACGCGGACTAGTGATGCCAACAACAGAACAGTCTTTACAGTGACTATGAGTGGACTGAAGATGGAGAACACTGACTGGTATTGGTGTAGAGTTGGAGAACTAGAGATGCCTGTTCATATCACTGTCAGTCAACAAACTGCAACACAGAGAACCTCTAAGATGACCTCAA CAACCCAAGATCCAACCCCTCAACAACCCTCTGCCTCTCCAACTGCTGAGCCTGTTCAGACTGACAACACAAGTCAAGGAGATGAGGGGAACATGGAGGAAGTCCACCAGAG GTCCATAGATGTGAAAGTCCTACTCATCTCTCTGGGCAtgttggtggtggtgacagctggtATCCTAGTAACATGGAAGATGTGGAGAAGGCATA AGGACAATAAGGCCAAGGACCAGACAACAAACAACTCAGTG GATCCATTTCCTGAAGCTGATGATGATGTCACATACAGCACTGTCATCCTCCAGCACAAGACCCAACTAAAAGGACAGACCAAG AGGGCAGCAGCAGCACAGTAG
- the LOC116374039 gene encoding CMRF35-like molecule 1 isoform X2 → MALHPSLLLLLLIFDRISAARHVSVQTGGSITFPCSYDLNHINHVKYWCQSLGWDVCSYVVRTDHPKSSGKTSISDDINKRIFTVIMTDLVSRDSNTYRCVVEINGGTDFMIQRFYLSVTPGTPELYVEQQEVSGVEGGSVTVCCYYSNSGDMKWCRMGGDCVSGFSGTLNGTSVTLTRTSDANNRTVFTVTMSGLKMENTDWYWCRVGELEMPVHITVSQQTATQRTSKMTSTTQDPTPQQPSASPTAEPVQTDNTSQGDEGNMEEVHQRSIDVKVLLISLGMLVVVTAGILVTWKMWRRHKDNKAKDQTTNNSVSADSEQDITYSTVTNTRKIAQQSPNPGSHHDVMYSTVMPDQFRTEEKDPFPEADDDVTYSTVILQHKTQLKGQTKQRAAAAQ, encoded by the exons ATggctcttcatccctccctcctcctcctactcctcatcTTCGACAGAATCTCAGCAG CGAGGCATGTGTCTGTGCAGACTGGAGGCTCCATCACCTTCCCATGTAGCTATGATCTGAATCACATCAACCATGTGAAATACTGGTGTCAAAGCTTAGGTTGGGATGTATGTTCTTATGTAGTACGTACTGACCATCCTAAGAGCAGTGGTAAGACCTCAATCTCTGATGACATCAACAAGAGAATCTTCACCGTGATCATGACTGACCTGGTGTCAAGGGACTCTAATACTTACAGGTGTGTTGTGGAGATCAATGGAGGAACAGATTTCATGATACAAAGGTTCTACCTGTCTGTCACTCCAG GTACTCCAGAACTCTATGTGGAACAACAGGAAGTGTCTGGAGTAGAAGGAGGGAGTGTCACTGTCTGTTGTTACTATAGTAACTCTGGAGACATGAAGTGGTGCAGGATGGGTGGTGATTGTGTGAGTGGGTTTTCTGGGACTTTAAATGGAACATCAGTGACATTAACGCGGACTAGTGATGCCAACAACAGAACAGTCTTTACAGTGACTATGAGTGGACTGAAGATGGAGAACACTGACTGGTATTGGTGTAGAGTTGGAGAACTAGAGATGCCTGTTCATATCACTGTCAGTCAACAAACTGCAACACAGAGAACCTCTAAGATGACCTCAA CAACCCAAGATCCAACCCCTCAACAACCCTCTGCCTCTCCAACTGCTGAGCCTGTTCAGACTGACAACACAAGTCAAGGAGATGAGGGGAACATGGAGGAAGTCCACCAGAG GTCCATAGATGTGAAAGTCCTACTCATCTCTCTGGGCAtgttggtggtggtgacagctggtATCCTAGTAACATGGAAGATGTGGAGAAGGCATA AGGACAATAAGGCCAAGGACCAGACAACAAACAACTCAGTG tcTGCTGACTCTGAGCAGGACATTACATACAGCACAGTGACCAACACCAGAAAAATAGCACAGCAG AGCCCAAACCCAGGGAGCCACCATGACGTGATGTACAGCACTGTGATGCCTGATCAGTTCAGGACAGAAGAGAAG GATCCATTTCCTGAAGCTGATGATGATGTCACATACAGCACTGTCATCCTCCAGCACAAGACCCAACTAAAAGGACAGACCAAG CAGAGGGCAGCAGCAGCACAGTAG